A stretch of Antennarius striatus isolate MH-2024 chromosome 6, ASM4005453v1, whole genome shotgun sequence DNA encodes these proteins:
- the fli1 gene encoding Friend leukemia integration 1 transcription factor isoform X8: protein MTASGAQDYGQTHKINPLPPQQEWINQPVRVNVKREYEHMNGSSRESPVDCSVGKCNKLVGGNDTSQMNYGNYMDEKNAPPPNMTTNERRVIVPADPALWSQDHVRQWLEWAIKEYGLLEIDTAMFQNTDGKDLCKMGKDDFLRLTTMYNAEVLLSHLNYLRESSSTLSYNTPSHTDPSPRLAAKEDPSYDAVRRTGWSNNMHSGKGSPVVSQNVSKSNEQPRAQPDPYQILGPTSSRLANPGSGQIQLWQFLLELLSDSANAGCITWEGTNGEFKMTDPDEVARRWGERKSKPNMNYDKLSRALRYYYDKNIMTKVHGKRYAYKFDFHGIAQALQPHPTESSMYKYPSDLAYVPSYHAHQQKVNFVSPHPPSMPVTSSNFFGPTAPYWSSPTAGIYPNPNVPRHPNTHVPSHLGSYY from the exons ATGACTGCATCTGGAGCACAGGACTATGGTCAGACCCACAAAATCAACCCCCTACCCCCACAGCAGGAGTGGATCAACCAGCCTGTCAGGGTCAATGTCAAGAGAGAATACGAGCACATGAACGGTTCCAG CAGGGAGTCTCCAGTGGACTGCAGCGTGGGTAAATGTAATAAGCTGGTGGGGGGTAATGACACATCTCAGATGAACTATGGAAACTACATGGATGAGAAGAATGCCCCTCCCCCCAACATGACCACCAATGAGCGGAGAGTCATCGTGCCCGCAG ACCCGGCCTTGTGGTCCCAGGACCACGTGCGTCAGTGGCTGGAGTGGGCCATCAAGGAGTACGGCCTGTTGGAGATCGACACGGCCATGTTTCAGAACACTGATGGAAAAGACCTGTGCAAGATGGGCAAGGACGACTTCCTCCGGCTCACCACCATGTACAACGCAGAAGTGCTCCTGTCTCATCTCAATTACCTCAGGGAAA GTAGCTCAACACTATCCTACAACACACCATCTCACACAGACCCATCCCCACGCCTGGCTGCCAAAGAAG ACCCTTCATACGATGCCGTACGGCGGACAGGATGGTCAAACAACATGCACAGTGGCAAAG GGTCACCGGTGGTGTCTCAGAATGTGAGCAAGTCCAACGAGCAGCCCAGAGCTCAGCCGG ATCCTTACCAGATTCTGGGTCCCACTAGCAGCCGCCTTGCTAATCCAG GTTCAGGTCAGATCCAACTGTGGCAGTTCCTCCTGGAGCTCCTGTCCGACAGCGCCAACGCCGGCTGCATCACCTGGGAGGGCACCAACGGCGAGTTCAAGATGACGGATCCGGATGAGGTGGCGAGGCGCTGGGGCGAGCGTAAGAGCAAGCCCAACATGAACTATGACAAGCTGAGCCGTGCGCTCCGCTACTACTATGACAAAAATATCATGACCAAGGTGCACGGCAAGCGATACGCCTACAAATTCGACTTCCACGGCATTGCTCAAGCACTGCAGCCCCACCCCACCGAGTCCTCCATGTATAAGTACCCATCGGACCTAGCCTATGTGCCTTCTTACCACGCTCACCAGCAAAAGGTCAACTTTGTGTCCCCGCACCCTCCATCCATGCCCGTCACCTCCTCCAACTTTTTCGGACCCACTGCTCCCTACTGGAGCTCACCCACCGCAGGCATCTACCCCAACCCAAATGTCCCCCGCCACCCTAACACCCACGTGCCATCCCACCTGGGTAGCTACTATTAA